TTACGGTAGAATATGTCTTGCGGATTTTGACGCATCCGCGTCGGTGGAAATACGTTACCAGTTTCTTCGGGATTATTGACCTGATGTCTGTTTTGCCGACTTACATCGGGTTGTTCTTTTTGCGGTCTCATTTCCTGTTAACGGTCCGGGCGTTCCGCTTGCTGCGAATTTTCAGGATACTGAAACTGGGAAGATACATGCACGAATCGCAGGTCTTGATTTCGGCCCTGAAAAAGAGTATGTACAAAATCGTGGTCTTCTTTGGTGTGGTGTTAACGCTGGTCTTGTTTCTGGGAACGCTAATGTACCTGGTCGAAGGCGAGCGAAACGGTTTCACTTCCATTCCGCAAAGTATCTATTGGGCGATTGTCACCATCACCACTGTTGGTTATGGCGACATTGCACCGGTGACCGTGTTGGGAAAATTTATTTCTTCCGTATCGATGCTCATCGGTTATTCCATTATTGCCGTTCCTACCGGGATAATATCGGTGGAGATAAACGATGCCGTAAAAAGCTCACGACAGGAAAAGCAGTTGGTTTGTCCGTCGTGTAGCTATCGCGAACCGGATAGCGAGGCACGTTTCTGCAAGAAGTGCGGAAATAAACTCGAATAAAACAAAATGCCGGTGGGGTACCGGCATTGCGTCATTTCATAAGGTGTTAACGACTGAGTTCTCTTCGCCAAAGGCATTGGGGACGTAACCGTCAGCTTCCTGGTCGTTTATCCAAACGGATTTGTTGAGCAGGTAACGGAACTGGTAGGATTGCTTAGGTGATAATTCGAGTGTTGCAGTGAAGTCACCCGACTTCAGTTTTTGCATGGGGGCAACGTCTTCTTTCCAGTCGTTGAAGTCGCCAACAACGGTTGCTTCATT
This Prolixibacter sp. NT017 DNA region includes the following protein-coding sequences:
- a CDS encoding isoamylase early set domain-containing protein; translated protein: MSIKKQTLKSKPVCKVTFRIPKEMAPEANEATVVGDFNDWKEDVAPMQKLKSGDFTATLELSPKQSYQFRYLLNKSVWINDQEADGYVPNAFGEENSVVNTL
- a CDS encoding ion transporter → MQKLRRTLYRIIFGTDTPAGRGFDVVLLWAILLSVLTVVLESVKSFRAAYPGTFQFLEWFFTILFTVEYVLRILTHPRRWKYVTSFFGIIDLMSVLPTYIGLFFLRSHFLLTVRAFRLLRIFRILKLGRYMHESQVLISALKKSMYKIVVFFGVVLTLVLFLGTLMYLVEGERNGFTSIPQSIYWAIVTITTVGYGDIAPVTVLGKFISSVSMLIGYSIIAVPTGIISVEINDAVKSSRQEKQLVCPSCSYREPDSEARFCKKCGNKLE